The following nucleotide sequence is from Tardiphaga alba.
CCTTGTTGCCGGGCGACGGATTGGCATTCATCTCGGCGCCCTCCCGCTCGCAATAGGCATCCCACCAGCGCATCAGGCCGACCAGCTTTTCGCCGACTTCGCGTGAGACGGCGCGGCGCGTAAGCAGATGTTCGGCGCCATAGGTCTCCGGCGTTTCCGACAGCACCACCGTGCCGCCATGGCGCACGAGCAGGTCACTGGCGGCGCCGAGCGCGGGATTGGCCGAGATGCCGGAATAACCATCGGAGCCGCCGCATTGCAGCGCCACGGTGAGTTCGCTTGCGGAGACTTCCTCGCGCGTCACCTTGTTGGAATCCGACAGCGCCTCCTTGACGAAGGCGATGCCGGCTTCCGTGGTCTTGCGCGTGCCGCCGATCTCCTGGATCTGCATTTCGCGCAGCCGGCCAGCGAGCTTCTGCTCCTGCATCAGACCACCGATCTGGTTGATCTCGCAGCCGAGGCCGAGCACGACGACGTGCGAAAAATTCACGTGGCGCGCATAGCCGCCGAGCGTGCGGCGAAGCAATGTCAGCGGTTCGTCCTGCGTCATGCCGCAGCCGGTCTTGTGGGTGAGCGCGACGACGCCATCGACATTCGGATAATCGGCGAGCGGATCGTGCCCGCTAAAAGGGTTTCGCTTGAACACGTCAGCGACGAGGCTGGCGACATGGGCGCTGCAATTCACCGAGGTGAGCAGGCCGATATAGTTGCGCGTGGCAACGCGGCCATCGCTGCGCTTGATGCCCATGAAGGTGGCCGGCAGATCGAAATTCGGTGTCGGCTTCACATCGACGCCGTAAGCATAATC
It contains:
- a CDS encoding UxaA family hydrolase produces the protein MAPSPVIRLHPDDAVLIARTMLLPGVEVTKGVTTSERIPAGHKVAIRPIAVNEPIYRYGQIIGFATQPIAPGQHVHTQNCGMGDFDRDYAYGVDVKPTPNFDLPATFMGIKRSDGRVATRNYIGLLTSVNCSAHVASLVADVFKRNPFSGHDPLADYPNVDGVVALTHKTGCGMTQDEPLTLLRRTLGGYARHVNFSHVVVLGLGCEINQIGGLMQEQKLAGRLREMQIQEIGGTRKTTEAGIAFVKEALSDSNKVTREEVSASELTVALQCGGSDGYSGISANPALGAASDLLVRHGGTVVLSETPETYGAEHLLTRRAVSREVGEKLVGLMRWWDAYCEREGAEMNANPSPGNKAGGLTTILEKSLGAMAKAGSTNLVDVLNYAETITKKGFVFMDTPGYDPVAATGQVAGGANMVCFTTGRGSVFGCKPAPSIKLATNSPMFKRMEDDMDINCGTVLDGDETVQECGQRIFELILATASGQRTKSEGFDVGSAEFAPWVLGATM